One genomic segment of Gemmatimonadota bacterium includes these proteins:
- a CDS encoding response regulator transcription factor encodes MIKVVIADDHHLFRESIKSLLETTDDIEVVGEASDGQETLKLIQRKRPAVALVDIAMPLLNGIETTYRIQSLEVETRVVILSMYSDEDMVRQALKNGAKGYLLKRSLVEELLLAIRSANIDEVYLSPAVARSVLTGYLQNETGDRTLSPVDRLSSREREVLQLIAEGHTNQAAANILNISAKTVETHRTNLVKKLEARNLPDLVRIALKYRLTFLDE; translated from the coding sequence ATGATTAAAGTCGTCATTGCCGACGATCATCATCTGTTTCGCGAAAGCATCAAATCATTACTTGAAACGACGGATGATATCGAAGTCGTCGGCGAAGCGTCGGATGGCCAGGAAACACTGAAATTGATTCAGCGAAAAAGGCCTGCCGTAGCATTGGTGGACATAGCCATGCCTTTATTGAACGGCATAGAAACCACATACCGAATACAATCATTGGAAGTTGAGACGCGCGTTGTCATCCTGTCCATGTACTCCGACGAAGATATGGTACGCCAGGCGCTTAAGAATGGTGCGAAAGGGTATCTCCTTAAAAGATCTTTAGTCGAAGAACTACTTCTCGCTATCCGGTCTGCCAACATTGACGAAGTATACCTGTCTCCCGCGGTTGCTCGATCCGTATTGACTGGATACCTTCAGAATGAAACAGGCGATCGGACGCTTAGCCCCGTAGATCGACTCTCATCCCGAGAAAGAGAAGTTCTGCAATTGATTGCCGAAGGCCATACAAATCAGGCCGCAGCTAACATCCTGAACATCAGCGCCAAAACAGTCGAAACACATCGGACCAATCTGGTGAAAAAGCTTGAAGCCCGCAATCTGCCGGACCTCGTCCGTATTGCCCTGAAATACCGCCTTACTTTCCTCGATGAGTGA
- a CDS encoding FtsX-like permease family protein: MAHSLCFRNNLREAERSRTMIGNYLKTALRNIMRGKGHSVINVLGLSVAMALCILIFLLVRQELSYDGFHEKGANVFRVTQTAFMGEYRTIGITPVPLGPALEDAYAGIVRTVRYANTGPVLVSHGDVTVREETVFRADPGFFEILTFQAVSGYLEGALESSSQVILNEKIVEKYFGNADPVGNWLTMDDRRHQVAGVVRVPANTIFQFDFLISIKTLTETGDNWNRNWSQSVAATLVELTTPEVAGTLEAQFPDFVENHFPRFRGIDASVMGLQPLAGIYLDSSILFDLFPKSDVLVSYVLGTLGFLLLFIACINFINVTLGRSALRGKEVGVRKTLGGTRAQLISQFWGEALLVGVAALILGLSLAHLLLPGFNGLFAKDLKIDYFDNGSTLLLALIGLTGLVVLVSGSYPALYMSRLDPTSILAHHVKAGALTVLSKVLITMQFTLSIFLMICLFAILRQLDYFANQDLGFDTSNVLVVSMPDAGLLAPMREALDDYPQITHVSAASSSFGPKRGLGQIGHTDRSGKRFSAYEYLVDYDYLSTLGIALAEGRDFSITHATDEAEGVIVNEALVRQMGWEDPIGAVVPGGEARVIGVTEDYHYRSLQYELEPVVLRLVPDRIRFLLIRTRPEGLPQTLSTVKSVWEQIAGGLPFEYYYLEDDIGRFYQRERLLGDVALYISIITLLVALLGVYSLSLLHINRRTKEIGIRSVLGASTIDTTALIGRQFALPLAVAILLACPPAYMLLSFWLGMYEFNAALGVGEFILAGSAALVLVLGTVAFQVCRKNASPLVESLMYE; encoded by the coding sequence ATGGCCCATTCTCTGTGCTTCAGAAACAACCTGCGTGAAGCCGAAAGGAGCAGAACGATGATCGGGAACTACCTGAAAACCGCCCTGAGAAACATCATGCGGGGCAAAGGGCACAGCGTCATTAACGTACTCGGCCTGTCCGTGGCCATGGCCTTGTGCATCCTGATCTTCCTGCTCGTCAGGCAGGAACTGAGTTACGATGGCTTCCATGAAAAGGGCGCTAACGTATTTCGCGTCACCCAAACGGCCTTCATGGGGGAGTATCGCACGATCGGGATTACGCCCGTTCCCCTTGGACCAGCGCTGGAAGACGCCTATGCGGGCATCGTCCGAACCGTTCGATATGCCAATACCGGGCCGGTTCTGGTGAGTCATGGAGACGTGACCGTCCGCGAAGAAACGGTGTTCCGTGCCGACCCCGGGTTTTTCGAGATACTTACCTTTCAGGCCGTATCCGGCTATCTCGAAGGTGCTCTCGAAAGCAGTTCCCAGGTAATACTGAATGAGAAAATCGTAGAGAAGTACTTCGGAAACGCCGACCCCGTAGGAAATTGGCTGACCATGGACGACCGGAGACACCAGGTGGCCGGCGTGGTCCGCGTTCCCGCCAATACCATCTTTCAGTTCGACTTTCTGATTTCGATAAAGACCCTGACGGAGACCGGCGACAACTGGAATCGGAACTGGAGCCAGTCTGTTGCGGCTACCCTCGTGGAATTGACCACCCCGGAGGTCGCCGGGACCCTGGAGGCCCAGTTTCCGGACTTCGTTGAAAATCACTTCCCCAGGTTTCGGGGGATAGATGCCAGCGTAATGGGACTTCAGCCGTTGGCCGGCATCTATCTGGATTCTTCGATATTGTTCGACCTCTTTCCAAAGAGCGACGTTCTCGTTTCGTATGTGCTGGGAACGCTGGGCTTCCTCCTTCTGTTCATCGCGTGCATCAACTTCATCAACGTGACGCTGGGCAGGTCGGCGCTTCGAGGAAAGGAAGTCGGCGTGCGCAAGACGCTGGGCGGAACCCGCGCTCAGCTTATCAGTCAATTCTGGGGGGAGGCGTTGCTGGTGGGTGTGGCCGCGCTGATACTGGGTTTGTCGTTAGCCCATCTGCTCCTTCCAGGATTCAACGGCCTGTTCGCCAAAGACCTCAAAATCGATTACTTCGACAACGGGTCGACGCTCCTCCTGGCACTGATCGGCCTGACGGGTCTGGTCGTCCTCGTATCCGGAAGCTATCCCGCGCTCTACATGTCCCGCCTCGATCCCACCTCCATCCTTGCGCATCATGTAAAGGCCGGGGCATTGACGGTCCTTAGCAAAGTGCTTATCACCATGCAGTTTACGCTTTCGATCTTCCTGATGATCTGCCTGTTTGCCATACTTCGTCAGCTTGATTACTTCGCCAACCAGGATCTCGGCTTCGACACGTCGAATGTACTTGTCGTAAGCATGCCAGACGCCGGGTTGCTCGCACCCATGAGAGAGGCGCTGGACGATTACCCTCAGATCACCCATGTCTCGGCGGCGTCGAGCTCATTCGGACCGAAGAGGGGTTTGGGACAGATAGGCCACACCGACAGGTCGGGGAAGCGGTTTTCGGCCTACGAATACCTCGTGGATTATGACTATCTGTCCACGCTGGGCATAGCGTTGGCGGAAGGACGCGACTTTTCAATTACACACGCCACGGATGAGGCCGAAGGCGTGATCGTAAATGAAGCGCTGGTAAGGCAAATGGGGTGGGAAGATCCGATCGGAGCGGTTGTTCCCGGCGGCGAGGCCCGCGTGATCGGCGTGACGGAAGATTACCATTACCGGTCGTTGCAATACGAATTGGAGCCGGTGGTCCTGCGTCTAGTGCCCGACAGAATCCGGTTTCTCCTGATCAGAACGAGGCCGGAGGGATTGCCGCAGACCCTGTCGACCGTTAAATCGGTCTGGGAGCAAATCGCCGGGGGGTTGCCCTTTGAGTACTACTACCTGGAAGATGATATCGGCCGGTTCTATCAAAGAGAACGGTTGCTGGGAGATGTGGCGCTATACATCTCCATCATCACGCTGTTGGTCGCCCTGCTGGGCGTATACAGCCTGAGCTTGTTGCACATCAACCGGAGAACGAAGGAAATCGGTATCCGAAGCGTACTGGGCGCATCGACGATCGACACGACGG
- a CDS encoding amino acid ABC transporter ATP-binding protein has protein sequence MIAFEDVSKWFGTFQVLRDVDLSIGEGECVVVCGPSGSGKSTLIRCINRLETHDRGVVRVHGVPLGPGERLPRELRGKIGMVFQSFNLFPHMTVLRNLALAPMRNLGMDKEKAEETALSYLERVHIGDQAEKYPDQLSGGQQQRVAIARALCMRPDILLFDEPTSSLDPEMIREVLDVIFELTDSGITMVCVTHEMGFARKVSDRVVFMDHGEIVESAAPDAFFDAPREERTRAFLNQILHYEASA, from the coding sequence ATTATCGCGTTTGAAGACGTAAGCAAGTGGTTCGGGACGTTCCAGGTGCTCCGGGACGTGGACCTGAGCATCGGCGAAGGCGAGTGCGTCGTCGTCTGCGGTCCGTCCGGTTCGGGCAAGTCCACGCTGATCCGCTGCATCAACCGGCTGGAAACCCACGACCGGGGCGTGGTCCGGGTCCACGGCGTCCCGCTGGGACCGGGTGAGCGGCTTCCCCGCGAACTGCGCGGGAAGATCGGCATGGTGTTCCAGAGCTTCAACCTGTTCCCCCACATGACCGTCCTGCGGAACCTGGCCCTCGCCCCCATGCGCAATCTCGGGATGGACAAGGAGAAGGCGGAAGAAACCGCCCTGTCCTATCTCGAGCGTGTGCACATCGGGGACCAGGCCGAGAAGTACCCCGACCAGCTCTCCGGCGGGCAGCAGCAACGCGTGGCGATCGCCCGGGCGCTGTGCATGCGGCCCGATATCCTGCTCTTCGACGAACCCACGTCGTCGCTCGATCCGGAGATGATCCGGGAGGTCCTCGACGTGATCTTCGAACTCACGGACAGCGGCATCACCATGGTCTGCGTGACCCACGAAATGGGTTTCGCCCGCAAGGTGTCCGACCGGGTCGTCTTCATGGACCACGGCGAGATCGTCGAGAGCGCCGCGCCGGACGCCTTCTTCGACGCGCCCAGGGAAGAACGGACCCGGGCCTTCCTCAACCAGATCCTCCATTACGAGGCTTCGGCGTGA
- a CDS encoding succinylglutamate desuccinylase, whose product MSGPVKLKSVAISGKAPGPKLLILGGIHGDEFESMWAIRRLKEALDPGELRGTVTLVPVVNEAAYWRGQRTAEDGLDLARTCPGRADGTISERIAHAVSAMIREADYLIDLHSGGLISRFYPTVGYMLHADADVLARQREMARAFNMPVVWGTYAGHDGRTLSIARDAGIPAIYSEWMGAGDCDPEGVDGYYEGCLNVMGVLGMIERDQPPSIIQHTVEDDRKGAGHIQLNYPAPFSGFFEPWVELMDRVEPGDGFGVVTDLLGDRREEIVSTQSGHVLVLRTFNRVHEGETIAAVLEV is encoded by the coding sequence ATGTCAGGCCCCGTAAAGTTGAAGTCCGTTGCCATATCCGGGAAGGCGCCCGGTCCGAAACTCCTCATACTCGGGGGTATACACGGCGACGAGTTCGAATCCATGTGGGCCATACGGCGGCTGAAGGAGGCCCTGGATCCCGGTGAACTCCGCGGCACGGTCACCCTGGTCCCCGTCGTCAACGAGGCGGCTTACTGGCGCGGCCAGCGTACCGCGGAGGACGGCCTGGACCTGGCCCGGACCTGCCCCGGACGGGCAGACGGCACCATCAGCGAACGGATCGCACACGCGGTCAGCGCGATGATCCGCGAGGCCGACTACCTGATCGACCTGCACAGCGGCGGACTGATCTCGAGGTTTTACCCGACGGTGGGTTACATGCTGCACGCCGACGCCGACGTCCTGGCGCGACAGCGGGAGATGGCCCGGGCTTTCAACATGCCGGTCGTCTGGGGCACCTACGCGGGACACGATGGCCGCACGCTCTCCATCGCCCGGGACGCCGGCATTCCCGCGATCTATTCGGAATGGATGGGTGCGGGGGACTGCGACCCCGAGGGCGTCGACGGTTATTACGAAGGTTGCCTGAACGTCATGGGCGTGCTGGGCATGATCGAACGCGACCAACCGCCGTCGATCATACAGCACACGGTGGAGGACGACCGTAAAGGCGCGGGACACATCCAGCTGAACTACCCGGCGCCCTTTTCAGGCTTCTTCGAACCCTGGGTCGAACTGATGGACCGCGTCGAGCCCGGTGATGGATTCGGGGTGGTTACCGACCTTCTGGGGGACCGGCGGGAAGAGATCGTTTCCACACAATCCGGCCACGTGCTGGTGCTGCGCACCTTCAACCGCGTCCACGAGGGCGAGACGATCGCGGCGGTGCTGGAGGTTTGA
- a CDS encoding amino acid ABC transporter permease, with translation MRGAENINYRWQWYRVDDFLFTSENGAWAAGPLVQGLFVTLEISVLSLFLTLVIGLATALLRLSSSMVGRGLARGYLELIRNTPLLIQLYVIYFVLGPILGWGQTTTAIACLAAFQGAYTSEIFRAGLRAIPRGQVEAGESLGLKRLDNYRYVILPQVLRNMLPPLTNEAVSLVKNSSIVSVIAIFDLTTQSRNLIADTFLTFEIWLTVAAIYLAVTLALSTAAAMAERRRAGA, from the coding sequence ATGCGCGGCGCCGAGAACATCAACTACCGGTGGCAGTGGTACCGGGTGGACGACTTCCTGTTCACGTCCGAAAACGGCGCCTGGGCCGCCGGCCCGCTGGTGCAGGGCCTCTTCGTCACCCTCGAAATATCCGTCCTCAGCCTATTCCTGACCCTCGTCATCGGGCTCGCGACCGCGCTCCTGCGGCTGTCTTCCTCCATGGTCGGGCGCGGACTCGCCCGCGGGTACCTGGAACTGATCCGCAACACCCCCCTGTTGATCCAGCTCTACGTGATTTACTTCGTTCTCGGCCCGATCCTCGGCTGGGGACAGACCACGACGGCGATCGCGTGTCTTGCCGCGTTTCAGGGCGCCTATACGTCGGAGATCTTCCGGGCCGGCCTGCGGGCCATCCCACGGGGGCAGGTCGAGGCGGGGGAGAGCCTGGGCCTGAAGCGCCTCGACAACTACCGGTACGTCATCTTGCCACAGGTGCTCCGGAACATGCTGCCGCCGCTCACCAACGAGGCGGTATCGCTCGTGAAGAACTCCTCGATCGTCAGCGTCATCGCCATCTTCGACCTCACCACGCAGAGCCGGAACCTCATCGCGGACACCTTCCTGACCTTCGAGATCTGGCTCACCGTGGCCGCGATCTACCTGGCCGTGACCCTGGCCCTTTCCACCGCGGCGGCCATGGCCGAACGGCGAAGGGCGGGTGCTTGA
- a CDS encoding PDZ domain-containing protein, producing the protein MKSLIYRYLILSTLIMLLCLHIGMVTWSTIRLAKIDRWSSGIHLWGSETIPTGGSSRGAVSRLHEGTWLQLMFIKWAGGFLVERVTPNSPADQAGLRAGDRLLSIDSMDLESNPSSYFQAHSENRPGDRLNFTWIRDDQVHAAILTLEPNNYARDTRGSDQQDIVISSELMSWLQRGPFLIFSIVLLGFGTWLGYHGMKNTVAFQCALLVLTMAMVSPAVFYLIAAWPAWTIPLSLGVVFAAVNLQSILILLILTVYPTTTKIGSWIRRRIWFILIPMFVFGVMGLISFLGLIYDWAHDWVGVVDSFAQLVPAPVPAIVLMATAGCLLIVQHYVARRQQRIRLHIIEAGFFLALILAPSWLIAQPGRMLASWGLIPDHGQMLPLIVWFIDRIIPAGMQCLLALAFAYAILAHRVFGLRFVFGKSIRYLITNQGVFLILSIAMFVILYYMISSEEFVVRASDLVVASAVAGLILILMGGWNWVKTPVIQVLDRYFLRNELLNRQRLLELGRALSRCQDSDSLLEKTGRELLEGLDLSCMAIYLKENSEKPLSLSWYGVEEGSEQNTARNRSFFIETTGTVEHLLKTTAADRTPIEYGDIVSSGIPGEPPFELIILLGGESGYKGALALGAKRSEEPFSNDEKEQLLVLAGELELAMENLEMGASLKVQADRMRALSRRLVDAQESERRRIARDLHDDTGQDLLALKTSLELTQKDLTGVSEDTRERLRDVVTMTDETLEKLRTIAHDLRPPILDTVGLNAALDGLCKSFAHRTRITVVYNGMDCPRFSNTIDICLYRILQEGLANCAKHGHATHVEVGLKQTDRTIQLSILDNGRGFDPDSTPEDQVAPGIGLIDMKERLEPFGGVLDIHSDTGTGTRLIASIPLEEI; encoded by the coding sequence TTGAAATCGCTTATATACCGTTATCTGATACTGAGTACGCTGATCATGTTGTTGTGTTTACACATCGGCATGGTTACCTGGTCGACGATTCGACTGGCCAAGATCGACCGCTGGTCGTCCGGTATCCATCTTTGGGGAAGTGAGACGATTCCTACGGGAGGATCGTCGAGAGGTGCGGTCAGCCGTCTTCACGAAGGCACCTGGTTACAACTCATGTTCATAAAGTGGGCAGGAGGTTTTCTCGTCGAACGCGTTACGCCCAACAGCCCGGCCGACCAAGCGGGCCTGCGGGCAGGCGATAGACTTTTGTCCATCGACAGCATGGACCTGGAGTCGAATCCTTCATCCTACTTTCAGGCGCACTCGGAGAACAGACCCGGAGACCGTCTCAATTTCACATGGATTCGGGATGACCAGGTACACGCGGCCATCCTCACACTCGAGCCGAATAACTACGCACGCGACACCCGCGGGAGTGATCAACAAGATATAGTGATCAGCAGCGAGCTAATGAGTTGGCTTCAGCGTGGCCCGTTCCTGATCTTCTCGATTGTCCTTCTGGGCTTTGGCACCTGGTTGGGATACCACGGTATGAAGAATACGGTGGCATTCCAGTGCGCGTTGCTTGTCCTCACAATGGCTATGGTATCGCCGGCTGTCTTCTATCTGATTGCCGCATGGCCGGCCTGGACGATCCCACTTAGTCTAGGCGTTGTATTTGCGGCGGTTAATCTGCAATCCATCCTGATCCTGTTGATTTTAACCGTCTATCCCACCACCACAAAGATCGGATCATGGATCCGAAGGAGGATCTGGTTCATCCTCATTCCCATGTTTGTCTTTGGGGTAATGGGGCTCATCAGTTTTTTGGGTTTGATCTATGACTGGGCTCACGATTGGGTTGGAGTAGTTGACAGTTTTGCACAACTGGTACCCGCACCCGTTCCGGCGATTGTCTTAATGGCGACGGCTGGATGCCTTCTGATCGTACAACATTACGTCGCACGCCGGCAACAACGAATACGGCTGCACATCATTGAAGCCGGATTCTTCCTGGCACTCATACTTGCACCGTCCTGGTTGATCGCACAACCCGGCAGAATGCTGGCTTCATGGGGGCTGATTCCCGATCACGGTCAGATGCTGCCGTTGATCGTATGGTTCATTGACCGGATTATCCCGGCGGGAATGCAGTGTCTGTTGGCGCTCGCATTTGCCTACGCGATTCTTGCACATCGGGTGTTCGGCCTGAGATTCGTCTTCGGAAAGAGCATTAGGTACCTGATCACCAATCAGGGTGTGTTTCTCATACTGAGCATTGCGATGTTTGTCATACTCTATTACATGATTTCATCAGAAGAGTTCGTTGTCAGAGCCTCCGACCTCGTTGTAGCGAGTGCCGTCGCAGGGCTCATTTTGATACTCATGGGAGGGTGGAACTGGGTGAAGACACCGGTCATCCAGGTATTGGACCGATACTTCCTACGAAATGAACTTCTGAATCGGCAGCGACTGCTCGAACTGGGACGAGCCCTGTCGAGGTGTCAGGATTCGGATTCCCTGCTAGAAAAAACCGGACGGGAACTATTGGAGGGACTGGACCTATCCTGCATGGCGATTTATCTCAAGGAAAATTCGGAGAAACCACTGTCGCTTTCGTGGTACGGCGTTGAGGAGGGTTCCGAGCAAAACACGGCCCGCAACAGATCCTTTTTCATCGAGACCACCGGTACAGTCGAGCACCTCTTGAAGACTACGGCTGCCGATAGAACCCCAATCGAATATGGAGATATCGTTTCCAGTGGGATACCCGGCGAACCGCCCTTCGAGCTGATCATCTTACTGGGTGGCGAGTCCGGCTACAAAGGGGCATTGGCACTGGGAGCAAAGCGGTCGGAAGAACCGTTTAGCAACGACGAAAAAGAACAGTTGCTTGTCCTGGCTGGGGAGCTGGAACTGGCAATGGAAAACCTGGAAATGGGCGCATCGCTGAAGGTGCAGGCCGATAGAATGAGGGCGCTTTCACGTCGACTCGTCGACGCGCAGGAATCCGAGCGCCGTCGCATAGCACGAGACCTGCATGACGATACCGGTCAGGATCTTTTGGCATTAAAGACAAGTCTGGAACTTACGCAGAAAGATCTGACCGGTGTTTCCGAAGATACGCGGGAACGACTTCGAGATGTGGTAACGATGACCGACGAAACCCTGGAAAAACTGCGAACAATCGCCCACGATCTGCGCCCGCCGATTCTCGATACGGTCGGATTGAACGCGGCGCTGGACGGATTGTGCAAGAGCTTCGCTCATCGGACCCGTATCACGGTTGTGTATAATGGCATGGATTGTCCCAGGTTCTCCAACACAATTGATATCTGCCTGTATCGTATTTTGCAGGAAGGGCTTGCGAATTGCGCTAAACATGGTCACGCCACCCACGTCGAAGTGGGATTGAAACAGACAGACCGGACCATACAACTGTCGATTCTCGATAACGGCCGGGGATTCGATCCTGATTCGACACCCGAGGACCAGGTTGCCCCGGGTATCGGTTTAATCGACATGAAGGAACGCCTGGAACCGTTTGGGGGCGTTCTGGATATCCATTCAGATACAGGTACCGGTACACGGTTGATCGCTTCAATACCTCTGGAGGAAATATGA
- a CDS encoding FAD-binding oxidoreductase codes for MIRDSYWLDMPYTPSDPLSGDLDVDVVVIGGGVTGVTGALFLAEGGARVAVLERREIASGATGRNGGFMLAGTHEYYAEAVEELTDLYGPDGRRLAREAWTIALENHDLMAGLMKKYEIQCDYFRHGSYVIAMKRPDRGSHKNPLERIAQSYRLLLEDGFEVAYLGEEELYEIKRSPILAGAFCNKFDGELHPVKYVRGLAAAARGLGVQFFENTPVTGIERKDRGLLVQTPGGRIRTQQVLLGMNAYTPQLDARYERRIIPHRGQVFTTEPVSERLFNGVFYANDGWEFWRQLHDGPGEGGRLLFGGGRNHHIRAERGFHFLRRRSRPGRPVRTYRGYKERPTRAVQRTNDRAFNGAFPHLANLGRSHRWGGVMGFSYDSSPFVGETETPGVHIVAGFTGRGNAYATVAARMLSDRLLGRLPTLERRFETVKRVFDPLRGGIDAENRRR; via the coding sequence ATGATCCGTGACTCCTACTGGCTGGACATGCCCTACACACCCTCCGATCCCCTGTCCGGGGACCTGGACGTGGACGTCGTCGTGATCGGCGGCGGCGTGACGGGGGTGACCGGCGCCCTGTTCCTGGCCGAGGGCGGCGCGCGCGTGGCGGTACTCGAGCGGCGCGAGATCGCCTCGGGAGCGACGGGCCGCAACGGCGGGTTCATGCTGGCCGGGACCCACGAGTACTACGCCGAGGCTGTGGAGGAACTGACGGACCTGTACGGTCCGGACGGCAGGAGGCTGGCCCGGGAGGCGTGGACCATCGCCCTCGAGAACCACGATCTCATGGCCGGTCTCATGAAGAAGTACGAGATACAATGCGACTACTTCCGGCACGGCAGTTACGTGATTGCGATGAAACGGCCGGACCGCGGTTCTCACAAGAACCCGCTGGAACGCATCGCCCAGTCGTACCGCCTACTCCTGGAGGATGGATTCGAGGTCGCGTACCTGGGCGAGGAGGAACTCTACGAGATCAAGCGAAGTCCGATCCTGGCAGGCGCCTTCTGCAACAAGTTCGACGGCGAACTACACCCGGTAAAATACGTGCGCGGTCTCGCGGCCGCCGCGCGGGGGCTGGGCGTCCAATTCTTCGAAAACACGCCGGTCACCGGGATCGAGCGGAAAGACCGCGGGCTGCTCGTGCAGACGCCGGGTGGAAGGATCCGGACACAGCAGGTACTCCTCGGGATGAATGCCTACACACCACAACTCGATGCGCGGTACGAGCGGCGCATCATCCCCCACCGGGGGCAGGTCTTCACGACGGAACCCGTTTCCGAGCGGCTGTTCAACGGCGTCTTCTACGCCAACGATGGCTGGGAATTCTGGCGGCAGCTGCACGACGGGCCCGGGGAGGGCGGCCGACTGCTGTTCGGCGGGGGCCGGAATCACCACATCCGCGCCGAGCGGGGATTCCACTTCCTGAGGCGCCGAAGCCGGCCGGGCCGCCCGGTCCGGACGTACCGGGGGTACAAGGAGCGTCCCACGCGGGCGGTGCAGCGGACGAACGACCGGGCGTTCAACGGGGCCTTCCCGCACCTGGCCAACCTCGGACGCTCCCACCGCTGGGGCGGCGTCATGGGCTTCTCCTACGACAGCAGCCCCTTCGTCGGCGAGACGGAAACGCCGGGCGTCCACATCGTCGCCGGATTCACGGGCCGGGGCAACGCCTACGCCACGGTAGCGGCGCGCATGCTCAGCGACCGGCTGCTGGGCAGGCTCCCAACCCTGGAACGCCGGTTCGAGACGGTGAAGCGGGTTTTCGATCCATTGCGCGGAGGGATCGACGCGGAAAACCGGCGCCGGTAA
- a CDS encoding amino acid ABC transporter permease: MSTIRQRTGRFRPTRLDGILLVGLVAAAGWMWYRSAIGVAYRWDWPQALSTVFAAGDAGETPFFLTGIYATLRLSLWGAVLASILGVLIGVGRYAGGRTLRMFCGTYIQILRNIPPLVFIFIFYFFISSQLMPLLGLDALFSRPAEEASGWQRFLFGPPELWENLVSGVLCISFISAAYIAEVVRAGLAAIPRGQWEAGESLGIPVLDRYRFVIFPQALARIAPPLTGQYISLVKDSSIVSLISVQELTFVGSEIANSSGLLFEVWLLVAFVYFLLCLSLSILLRQVERRMTRHFHQFA, from the coding sequence ATGTCGACGATCCGTCAAAGGACAGGCCGGTTCCGGCCCACCCGGCTCGACGGGATACTACTGGTAGGATTGGTCGCGGCGGCCGGCTGGATGTGGTACCGTTCGGCCATCGGCGTGGCGTACCGCTGGGACTGGCCCCAGGCGCTTTCGACGGTCTTTGCCGCCGGCGACGCCGGCGAAACGCCCTTTTTCCTGACAGGGATCTACGCGACCCTGCGGCTCAGCCTGTGGGGGGCGGTGCTGGCCAGCATACTGGGCGTGCTGATCGGTGTGGGCAGGTACGCCGGAGGGCGCACGCTGCGCATGTTCTGCGGGACCTACATCCAGATCCTGCGCAACATCCCGCCCCTGGTGTTCATCTTCATATTCTACTTCTTCATCAGCAGTCAGCTGATGCCCCTCCTGGGCCTGGACGCCTTGTTCAGCCGCCCCGCGGAGGAAGCTTCGGGATGGCAGCGTTTCCTCTTCGGCCCCCCGGAGCTCTGGGAGAACCTGGTCTCGGGCGTGCTGTGCATATCCTTCATCAGCGCCGCGTACATCGCCGAAGTCGTCCGCGCCGGCCTGGCCGCCATACCCCGCGGCCAGTGGGAGGCCGGGGAGAGTCTGGGCATACCGGTGCTGGACCGCTACCGGTTCGTCATCTTCCCCCAGGCGCTGGCCCGCATCGCGCCGCCGCTGACGGGCCAGTACATCTCCCTGGTGAAGGATTCGTCCATCGTCTCCCTCATCTCCGTCCAGGAACTGACCTTCGTCGGCTCGGAAATCGCCAATTCGAGTGGGCTGCTCTTCGAGGTATGGCTGCTGGTGGCCTTCGTGTACTTCCTGCTCTGCCTGTCCCTCTCCATCCTGCTCAGACAGGTGGAACGGCGCATGACCCGGCATTTTCACCAGTTCGCGTAA
- a CDS encoding addiction module toxin, HicA family, with protein sequence MPRKIRELIRDLEKAGFIDRGGKGNHRNFEHPRGMRVVVSGNPGDDVKPYQEKVVMRNIEESLK encoded by the coding sequence ATGCCGAGAAAGATCAGGGAACTAATCCGAGACCTGGAAAAGGCTGGATTCATCGACAGAGGCGGGAAAGGTAACCACAGGAATTTCGAACATCCTAGAGGGATGAGAGTGGTAGTTTCAGGGAATCCGGGCGATGACGTCAAACCCTACCAGGAAAAGGTGGTAATGAGAAACATCGAGGAGTCGCTCAAATGA